From a region of the Balaenoptera musculus isolate JJ_BM4_2016_0621 chromosome 15, mBalMus1.pri.v3, whole genome shotgun sequence genome:
- the C15H7orf61 gene encoding uncharacterized protein C7orf61 homolog: MAVVMRFFRWIWRKISRWVFFWKHKAKSTIVGCTDSKKNELKVEKTSKVSETFKLVESPKEAKVSKMDVSSKVAGPCVLAKTTADRAAVEAGHGQRSLLQLPRTAVKSVSTLMVSVLQSGWQMCSWKSSVSSTSVTCQMKTGSPLESRGTEILREVYLVLWAIRKQLRQLARRQERRRRRHVRAHTCPQPDPVQGLKQDSPSPL; encoded by the exons ATGGCTGTGGTCATGAGGTTCTTCCGATGGATTTGGCGCAAGATTAGTCGCTGG GTTTTCTTCTGGAAACACAAAGCTAAGTCAACCATCGTAGGATGCACTGACTCCAAGAAAAATGAGTTGAAGGTGGAGAAGACTTCCAAGGTGTCTGAGACTTTCAAGTTGGTTGAGTCCCCCAAGGAGGCTAAGGTCTCCAAGATGGATGTGTCCTCCAAGGTGGCTGGCCCCTGCGTGTTGGCCAAGACCACCGCGGACAGGGCTGCGGTGGAGGCGGGCCATGGGCAGAGATCGCTGTTGCAGCTGCCCCGGACTGCCGTCAAATCTGTCTCCACGCTCATGGTCTCCGTCCTGCAGTCTGGCTGGCAGATGTGCAGCTGGAAG TCATCTGTGAGTTCTACCTCAGTCACCTGCCAAATGAAGACCGGGTCCCCTTTGGAGTCGAGAGGGACTGAGATACTGCGGGAAGTGTACCTGGTGCTGTGGGCCATTCGGAAACAACTGCGGCAGCTGGCCCGCAGGCAGGAGAGGCGGCGACGGCGCCACGTCCGGGCCCACACCTGTCCCCAGCCTGACCCAGTTCAGGGCTTGAAACAGGATTCCCCGAGTCCCCTCTAG